Genomic window (Salvelinus namaycush isolate Seneca chromosome 27, SaNama_1.0, whole genome shotgun sequence):
ttgtatgtttttgaagtcaacaagcgtttttcccgtactcctgcttctattctcgcttgctagtcctcccggtttttgacccttgcctgttttctggactccgtacccgcctgcctgaccattctgcctgccctgacctcgagcctgcctgccactctgtaccccttggactctgaactggttttgaccttttgcctgtccacgaccattctcttgcctaccacttttggattgtttaataaatatcaagactcaaaccatctgcctcccgtgtctgcatctgggtctcgcctcgTGCCCTTAtacctcctaacctcctgccaaatggaggaccatattagagacacatatttccctcagattacacagacccacaaagaatttgcaAACAAattcaattttgataaactcccatatctattaggtgaaataccacagagTTTTACCACAGCAGCAacatgtgtgacctgttgccacaagaagaGTAAagcacaaacaccattgtaaatgcaACCTATAtttttctgtttatttattttccttttctaCTTCAAGCACTTGCACATTGCTACAACACTGTATAAtacaacatttgaaatgtctacattttacattttaattttactgttaatttctgatTGTTTTTTCCTTTGTTTATTTtccttttgtttattgtctatttcacttgATTTAGCAATATAAACATGtgtttccaatgccaataaagcccatgtaattgaattgagagagtgtATCATAGGATAGCGCTCTGCGAAAGCTTAAAGTCTGCTAGTCTGCTGTTTTTTTGGCAAATCGGAGCtaccaaagactccagtcacctaagtcatagactgttctctctgctaccgcacggcaagcagtactggaatgccaagtctaggtccaaaagactccttaacagcttctaccgccaagccataagactgctgaacaattaatcaaatgaccaCCCAGACTTTTTGCATTCACACCGCTAGTCACAGCTTCCCATAACTAGCTGTGACTATACTCTCTGGCTGACTATTGGCTCctcattccctacatagtgctatACTTGCATCCtaatatatcaaatcaaactaAGATGCCATGTATTCTGCCACTACATGGATAAAAACACACATTTTATTTGATGCAAGTGGACATTTTATTTCAATGACCTTTTTTAACAAGTATTTTtcctttctgcctctctctttgcATAAGGGCAAGTCTAAGGCTGCTTTgcttcccaaatagcaccctattccatatgggccctggtcaaaagtagtgcaatatgtagagaatagggtaccACTTGGGACGCTACCGTAGCGTAGGAGCAGTAGCCTGAGCAGTATATTGTGATTGGCCTTGCGTGTGGTACTTTGGGTGTGCAAGCAATAATTGCTTTGGCTAAAACGGCATTAATCGTGTTTTGACGACACATAATGCCATTGAAAAGCTCATTGGAATATGAATACAAAAGGAGATTATGTGAACAGGGGAATGTGTGGGCCCGGATAGACAGAGGTGGGGGGGATAGGGAAGAGCATTTGTCTGTGGCATAGAGATGACTAGAATGCAATGAGTAATGTGAAACCTGGAGAATATGGTGAGAGAAGAATATatagggaaagacagagagagagggggagggagagggagaggggaagggagagagagggaaggggatagAGATaggaaagggacagagagggaaggtgagagagatagtggggagggagagagacaagaggaagaagagagagggaaggcaagagagatagggaggggagagggtgggggggggggtgagataaTGAGTACAGTGCCTTATCTGTACTTAAAAGTAATTCCTCTTTTTGTTCTAGCAGAGTAATATAAACATATTCTATACATCCTTGTTTTTGCATGTAGATAATCTATCATTAACTCCACCTCAGATAAGAAACACATTTATGGGTCATTTCTTAAATGGTCACTTCTTAGATGCAATTCACCTATAGGCATTGCGAGAATGCTTCATTTTAAAAGTATATAGAAAATATGTTACAATCTGATGTATTCGAAATAGATATGAGACAGACTGATAGGTTTTCACAATTTTCACAAGTCTATATTATAAACCTAAAATAACGTGAATTGTCTGAATGTAAGATTTTGAGCTTCTTGATATTTGAGTCTCTTAGCTCTGATTGGATCCACTAGAATCCTCAGAAGACAAGACAAGGCCAAATGAATAAGAGTCTAAATTTACCAGGTTATTATGCCATGCAGCCCAGGCAGGTTCCAGCAGTACATGCTGATCCACACTTGACTTGACACCATTCAGCCAATCAACAGGGAACTGGAGGGCAAATGTTTCTCCCCTCAACACCTGTGAAAAGACACTAAACTCAGGCCAAAGGCCCCCAATTTGTAGGTCTTATTATAAAACTCACATTGAACTCAAGCGATTACAACACTGGGGTCAATGCACGATCAAAAACAAAAAAGGTTTCATTCAAAAAACATGCCTCCAGCCAAGGTGCCGTATTTGGACATATctttgcaaatcaaatcaaatgttatttttcacatgctacgtaacacatacattttgatttgattcaacaTATCAAGTGCAGCTATATTAGTAGGTTGATAGTGTAACAGGCCCTATGTCAGTGCAAGACCTTGCAGATCCGGCCATAGACAGCAGGGTGTCTGACTGAGTCGGGGGATGGGGTGGGGCATTCATTTGCATTGTAAATAATGACAATGTCAGTTTAGAAGAGGGCACTCCCTTTAAATCTACTGAGCTAGTTATGGTGCACTCAAATAGACAGATCAGAGtagaccatcctcctcagtgtcGTCTCCTCAACCCCGGAACAGAACATAGCACAATGGCCTAGCTGCTGAATAGACAGAGAGGCTGGGAGTCTGGCCGACTCTGGGGCCCAAGAATAGGACACATTCTTCAGCacaaaagggtgtgtgtgtgtttgtgtgtgtgtgtgtgtgtgtgtgtgtgtgtgtgtgtgtgtgtgtgtgtgtgtgtgtgtgtgtgtgtgtgtgtgtgtgtgtgtgtgtgtgtgtgtgtgtgtgtgtttcaacatCAGTGGATGCCAGGTCTCTGCAGAGAGGTCTTGACTCTCTGGACTCTCCACTGTGATATAAGAGAAGTAAGTTATGATGAAGGGAGTACGAGCATCAATCGCTCTgtgaacagagggagagagagagagagagagagagagagagagagagagagagagagagagagagagagagagagagagagagagagagagagagagagagagagagagagagagagagggggggggtgaagGAGACCGAGAGGAGAGAATGAGCACCCAGCCATTGTGCCTGTAAATTAGACAGTCACTCTCTACTTCTATGGTTTCTGTTCAACCATCTTCTTCTATGGTTTTTGTTTCTGTTCAACCATGGTGTGCTGAGCTGAATGAGGTGTCATGTCATTAGCACCAGTTTCATGCcagcaggctctctctctctgggggggTTGCTGTTCACATGCATATGTATCACCAGGCTATGTCTCTCTGCAACAACACATTTGCATAGCACGCACCAGAGCCTACCGTTGTCTGTCTCTAATAGCCAGCTCTGATTGATTCTGTGACTGTAATCTGAAATGAATAGTGAAATTAATCAGTCATTTGTAATTCATATTGTATTTCgaaaacatactgtaggcctcAATGAAACCAGACTCTAATTTGTAACATGGAGAATGTTGTAAAACATGAATTACATGTCTAGTATATAGGCTATTTGTTGATGAAAGTATTATGGATATGATAATGATTATTGTTGACATACATACCAGTGTCATAACAATGTAGTAGCCTATTGGGAGGTTTGTACAAcgtactctctgctctctgttgacACCATATCCTTTACTAGCCACAATAATTGTCCCCTAGGAGGCTACAAAATGTATGAGGCCACATCAAGTGCGTGTTATACAAAGGAGTCGTAGGCTACCTAACGCCAACATTTAAGAACATGTCAGTAGCAGTTAATGAATTGTCCAACGTGCGCTAAGTCTGTACTGGGGTCACAAACCGAGCCAATCGGAACAAAGGATACAGAGACGACAGTagctccacctctccctctttccttctccgCTGGTTGGTTTATACATGTATATAATCCCGGAGCTGACCCAGAAAAGTAACTCTGGTGACGGATTCTTGCTCGCCTCACAGTGCACTAGAGAGCACCGATCGTTTTAATTCGATGAAATACATGTATTTGGCGCATCGCCTTTGGAAGTAAAGACGGAGATCCAATAgcagaaagagaacgagagaacttCAGAGCAGGGCCATTTAGCTGGTAAGTGTTGTCTTGTGAGGGGGGCATtcattgcagagagagagactgtcctATTACTGAGGGAAGGTAGGATAACCATTGTTCGTTTTATTTGCGGTTTCTTACATGACCGATTGTTCATATGCCGGCTATAGTGCATAGTGATACTGTATGATAAATGTATGATAAATTACTAAACGATTGAACTGTATATATTGCCAGACCGAGTTTATTTAAACCGgattattatttttgttgtaaTGTGGTATCAAAAGTATTTACTGTTCAATGAAATCTGCCCCCTATGCAAATACCTAGACTACACGGGTAAAATGAAGCGTTAAAATGTAGATATAGTGTGTAATAATTCACCTACAAAAAAAGACCTCGATCATTCTTTGTTGCTCCCCTTTTAGCCTTTTGCTAAATGTGACATGGACGGAATGAATGTTAAGATGCCTAAACGTTCACGCTTGCATAGCCCAAACACAATTGTATGGATTTTGTTCGGCTGCTGACCATTCTCTCGAAATGATTGTGGTTTTAGAAACAATGTTGCATCGGatcatagttttttttatttgtatagaTAAAGCACAAAGAGGTTTGAACGGAAACCTGAGCGCCAGGGGCACTGGAGTTCATTTTTTGGGAAAAGAGAAGAAAGAAACACGACATGCTTTGTTTTCAAGCAGACAGTGAAAAGACAGAACTCCTATGGTATCCAATGGATGAACCATCATATTGTGTTCATGCGGTGATAGAGACATGTACGTTACTAAGAATGTCATTCATTGTTTTACCTTGCGTAATTGTGGGTGGGGAAATTATGCGTTGTTGTTCCATTTTAACTCTGGTGTTACGGAGATGGCACAAATACAGATTCCGTTCTTAATTAATAAATCGTAGGGTGTTGTCTTTCATTTTTATTTCCATTGTATTTTTCCTATAAGCACAAATCGTAATGACCTTCTTGTCCATTTATCACTGCTTGTGCCTAACGAAATGTTTGTAAACGTTGGTTTCCTTTCGCGCGGATGTTCTCGCTATCATCGTGCATGTAGTACCGTATTTATTACTATGTATCTACCGATTAAAATTCGACATGCGCTCCTCTGCGTCCTTTCAACGACAAAGGTATGACTGGTATTTCCGATCGTGTAATAGGCTACATACTGGCAGCGGATACAGGCAGTAGGCTATGCGTAATGTTGCTGTGGTCGAAATGATGGTTAACCAATCGAAAGTGTAAATGGCCCCCAAACGTCATCTGAATAGATTACTGACTCAACACTGTTTGAATCACTAATAGTACACTGTCTATCTCTATGGAATCACCCACTGTTAAAAGTCATGGTATGGGCTAATGCTGGGAATTTTATGTTCTCAGGGAGCTGTGTCTCTCAGATTGATCTGATGAACTAGGCAGACACCTagacagttgtacaactgaatgcattcaaccgaaatgtgtcttccacatttaacccaacccctctgaatcaaaaAGATCCAGGGTTGCCTTAATCGAGGTCATCGGTGCCCCggaagcagttgttgttgggggttaactgccttgttcatgggaaGAACGGAAGATttttttcaccttgttggctcggggattcgaaccagcgacctttcggttactgcccCAGTGCTCTTAACCGCTGTATGTTTATCAGGGCTTCCCAAACCTCTCTTTGAAAAACACCAATCGATCCTCTTATTCATCTATTCGACTACTAGCACGCCTGATTCTTTCTCAACTAAAAGGCTCTGGACTGAAGCACCGCTAACAACAACATTGCTCCTCCTCCTCCGCAGGGTGACAGTAAAGGTTTCCTTGTAAATGTTCTTATACAGAGTCATCATCATAACTAACATAAACATTGTCCTTCCTCCTGCAGGGTGACAGAGAAACCATGGCAGACCACATGATGATGCCCATGTCCCACGGCCCTGCGACGGCCCTCCACGGCTACAGGATGGGGGGAATGGGTGGCCCTCCACAGCACGCCGTGCCGCAACCCGGCCTTCGCACTCTTCCCAACGGCCAGGTCATGCACTACGGCCGGGTGCCGCAGACCTCCATGGAGGCCGCCATGAGGCAGCGGCCCGGTCTGGGGATGGTGGGGCCGGCTGGGATGAGCGGTCAGGTGAATGGCCAGGTCAACGGAGCACAGATGGGAGGACACCACCACCAGATGAACCAGATGATGTATAACCAACAgcatcaacaacaacagccacatcagcaacaacagcagcaccACCACATGCAGCAGCAGCACCCCCAGTCTCAACCCCAGCACCCCCAGCAACAGTACCACCCCAGTGGGCTCACCTCCCAGCAGCTCATGGCCTCCATGCACCTCCAGAAACTCAACACCCAGTACCACGGACATCCACTGGGGCCGGTCCAGGGCCATCACCTGGCCAACGGGGCCCAGTACAGAGTAGGGCCAGGCCAGCTGGCCAGCATGCAGCACATGGGTCAGGGTGGGCCAGGTATGGTGCTGGGACAGAATATGGACATAGACCTGATAGATGAGGAGGTTCTGACAGCGCTGGTGTTGGAGCTGGGTCTGGACCGGGTTCAGGAGCTCCCAGAACTGTTCCTGTGTCAGAACGAGTTTGACTTCATCCCTGACTTTGTTAATATGAAACAGCAGCCGAGCACCGTGAGCTGCTGAGAGATACACAACAGTCAGACGAAGAAAGACGCTGTAAAAACAGGCTGGCGCCCAGAGAAAGACTGAACCACAGACTAGACTAGCCACAGCAgcacagagaagaggagacaaaCTGACTATTGtttctgttctctctgtgtgaGTTTAGGCTATCTA
Coding sequences:
- the LOC120022135 gene encoding cbp/p300-interacting transactivator 3-like, which gives rise to MADHMMMPMSHGPATALHGYRMGGMGGPPQHAVPQPGLRTLPNGQVMHYGRVPQTSMEAAMRQRPGLGMVGPAGMSGQVNGQVNGAQMGGHHHQMNQMMYNQQHQQQQPHQQQQQHHHMQQQHPQSQPQHPQQQYHPSGLTSQQLMASMHLQKLNTQYHGHPLGPVQGHHLANGAQYRVGPGQLASMQHMGQGGPGMVLGQNMDIDLIDEEVLTALVLELGLDRVQELPELFLCQNEFDFIPDFVNMKQQPSTVSC